In a single window of the Bacteroidota bacterium genome:
- a CDS encoding T9SS type A sorting domain-containing protein: MKKICLLMAPLLVSGALCAQYYERAYGGIGGGCDVLRDGIPSVTGLDGHLLAGHTDVFGGGDMTLTRTNNNGDILGATAFNNGYRLFNGATTLYTDPVKVLHTASNRILVVGNSTRIAPGNAQEIYIGAASGGGGFFSTVGFVDAGFQNAYASSACISAYNPAEMFVTGYVLAPNFTDIRPFIICYNWQTNTTVWTETYDLSPTQTDANIPVEIICSPYGNELIVVGNNSINTVRNGFMFKADPANGNFIPVTLWSGASDRVVFYDNRGVDYFEAITTGSSGSGGAQGFVIAGNSDFMQTYTQPLPWLLKIDTDGNVLWTNELIYRNGNATVSDVEERLNTSGTYEYYLSGTAGMGYTSGDQDFLGFKCDDAGNALFEFTYNNPGFQHTVAVGLVQNTPDDGLALYGSDGSAFLSGFPGDLFMVKAYFDGAVACNENIFPTASNSWYTAHWAVGGSMPGPLSSFPLTITNLGPFGDYPFCSTPSIAGASNARQTVSQQNTNAATQTLSPNPLSKDARAFQLQTAYNETTELLIEIHAADGRIVDRITHQAAAGKQQQTIGLREALATGVYLVRVYDGASMNVLRLIVE, from the coding sequence ATGAAAAAAATCTGTTTACTTATGGCGCCCCTGCTTGTATCGGGGGCTTTGTGTGCGCAGTATTACGAGCGCGCCTACGGCGGAATTGGTGGCGGCTGCGATGTACTGCGCGATGGAATTCCTTCGGTAACGGGCCTTGACGGCCATCTGCTTGCCGGGCACACCGATGTGTTTGGCGGCGGCGACATGACACTGACCCGCACCAACAACAACGGCGATATTCTTGGTGCTACAGCTTTCAACAATGGCTACCGGTTGTTTAATGGTGCCACCACACTCTATACCGATCCGGTAAAAGTGCTGCACACGGCCAGCAACCGCATTTTGGTGGTGGGCAATTCAACCCGCATTGCTCCGGGCAACGCGCAGGAAATTTATATTGGTGCCGCTTCAGGCGGCGGCGGATTCTTTTCTACCGTGGGCTTTGTGGATGCCGGCTTTCAGAATGCCTATGCTTCGTCGGCCTGCATATCGGCCTACAACCCGGCCGAAATGTTTGTAACCGGCTATGTGCTTGCTCCCAACTTTACCGATATACGTCCGTTTATTATTTGCTACAACTGGCAAACAAACACTACCGTGTGGACAGAGACCTACGACCTGAGCCCGACACAAACCGATGCAAACATTCCGGTAGAAATTATCTGCTCGCCGTACGGCAACGAACTCATTGTGGTGGGCAACAACTCAATAAACACCGTGCGCAACGGGTTTATGTTTAAAGCCGATCCGGCCAACGGAAATTTCATTCCCGTAACGCTGTGGTCGGGCGCGTCGGACCGTGTGGTGTTTTATGATAACCGCGGCGTGGATTATTTTGAAGCCATTACCACAGGCTCATCCGGATCAGGCGGAGCGCAGGGGTTTGTAATTGCAGGCAACAGCGATTTTATGCAAACCTACACCCAGCCGCTGCCGTGGCTGCTGAAAATAGATACCGACGGCAATGTGCTGTGGACAAACGAACTTATTTACCGCAACGGCAACGCCACCGTATCAGACGTAGAAGAACGCCTGAACACAAGCGGCACGTATGAGTACTATCTCTCCGGCACTGCAGGTATGGGCTACACTTCGGGCGATCAGGATTTTCTTGGCTTTAAATGCGACGATGCGGGCAATGCGTTGTTTGAGTTTACCTACAACAATCCCGGTTTCCAGCACACGGTAGCAGTGGGCCTTGTGCAAAACACACCCGACGATGGCCTTGCACTTTACGGATCTGACGGAAGTGCATTTCTATCGGGCTTTCCCGGCGATTTGTTTATGGTAAAGGCATACTTCGACGGTGCGGTGGCCTGCAACGAAAACATTTTCCCCACAGCAAGCAACAGCTGGTACACGGCGCATTGGGCCGTGGGCGGAAGCATGCCCGGGCCGCTCAGTTCGTTTCCGCTTACCATTACCAATCTTGGCCCGTTTGGTGATTATCCGTTCTGCTCCACACCGTCTATTGCCGGAGCCAGCAATGCACGACAAACTGTTTCACAGCAAAACACAAATGCAGCCACGCAAACGCTTTCGCCCAATCCGCTGAGCAAAGACGCAAGAGCATTTCAACTGCAAACCGCTTACAACGAGACCACCGAACTGCTGATAGAAATTCATGCTGCCGACGGACGCATTGTGGATCGCATCACCCACCAGGCGGCTGCGGGCAAACAGCAGCAGACAATTGGTTTGCGCGAAGCACTGGCTACTGGTGTGTATCTGGTGCGCGTTTACGACGGTGCATCGATGAATGTACTCCGGCTAATAGTAGAATAA
- a CDS encoding sterol desaturase family protein: MLPVIFICFACCFLIERLFPGWKLPEVPTWTIRVLAINFVQLGVVVLAGYSWEIWLSSVSIFHLSELTGPVWGGIIAYFIATFIFYWWHRWRHTVDFLWTHFHQIHHSPQRIEVITSFYKHPLEMTVNSIIGSLLVYTTLGLSPEAGAVYTLCTALGEFFYHTNVKTPQWIGYIFQRPEMHRIHHEYEKHTSNYGDIVWWDMLFGTYSNPKEFTTSCGFDTEKELRLKDMLQFKDVHKE; the protein is encoded by the coding sequence ATGCTGCCCGTAATCTTCATTTGTTTTGCCTGCTGCTTTCTGATTGAGCGGCTTTTTCCGGGATGGAAACTTCCCGAAGTGCCCACCTGGACCATACGCGTGCTGGCCATAAATTTTGTGCAGCTGGGTGTGGTGGTGCTTGCGGGATATTCGTGGGAAATCTGGCTATCGTCGGTAAGTATTTTTCATCTTTCTGAACTTACAGGGCCGGTTTGGGGCGGAATCATTGCCTACTTTATTGCCACGTTTATTTTTTACTGGTGGCACCGCTGGCGGCATACGGTTGATTTTTTGTGGACGCATTTTCATCAGATCCATCACAGTCCGCAACGGATAGAAGTGATTACGTCGTTTTACAAACATCCGCTTGAGATGACGGTGAATTCCATTATAGGCAGTTTGCTAGTGTACACCACACTTGGGCTGAGTCCGGAAGCGGGTGCTGTGTACACGCTTTGCACGGCGCTTGGCGAATTTTTTTACCACACCAATGTAAAAACGCCGCAGTGGATCGGCTACATTTTTCAACGTCCGGAAATGCACCGCATTCACCACGAATACGAAAAGCACACAAGCAACTATGGTGATATTGTGTGGTGGGATATGTTGTTTGGCACATACAGCAATCCGAAAGAATTTACCACCTCATGCGGGTTTGATACGGAGAAGGAACTGAGATTAAAAGACATGCTGCAGTTTAAGGATGTGCACAAAGAGTAA
- a CDS encoding S-adenosylmethionine:tRNA ribosyltransferase-isomerase, whose translation MSTTDPRAISIFDYTYDLPEARIAQHPLPERDASKLLVYKGGEIATRIFRELPEVLPPGGLLVFNTTRVVRARLQMQRESGAAIELFCTDAADPSVDFVRLLHARERVTVRCFVGNGKRWKPGEMLQLQLPGSEGATLFAERLEADGEQWKIALHWSPAALTFAEILDAAGRIPLPPYMKRDEESDDAERYQTIYAQHNGSVAAPTAGLHFTPRVLDALRQNGTELGEVTLHVGAGTFKPVKAEQMAGHDMHREQIIVTRALVEQLIACIGKKPVTVVGTTALRTVESLYWFGRQLVTEPGRYRDALFVEQWEPYAGGPDVPAAIALRAIYDWMVENNHAQVQGYTQLLIAPGYTFRVADALITNFHQPQSTLLLLVAAFIGGDFRKVYDYALAHDYRFLSYGDSSILFRN comes from the coding sequence ATGAGTACCACTGATCCGCGCGCAATTTCGATTTTCGATTACACCTACGACCTGCCCGAAGCGCGCATTGCGCAGCATCCGCTGCCCGAACGCGATGCCTCAAAACTGCTGGTGTACAAAGGCGGTGAAATTGCCACGCGCATTTTCCGCGAACTGCCGGAGGTATTGCCGCCGGGCGGTCTGCTCGTTTTCAATACCACGCGTGTGGTGCGCGCACGTTTGCAGATGCAGCGCGAAAGCGGCGCAGCAATTGAGCTCTTTTGCACGGATGCGGCCGATCCGTCGGTTGATTTTGTGCGGCTGCTGCATGCGCGCGAGCGTGTAACCGTGCGCTGCTTTGTGGGCAACGGCAAGCGCTGGAAGCCCGGCGAAATGCTGCAGCTGCAACTGCCCGGCAGCGAAGGCGCCACGCTTTTTGCCGAGCGCCTGGAGGCCGACGGCGAGCAATGGAAAATTGCACTGCACTGGTCGCCCGCCGCACTCACGTTTGCCGAAATACTGGATGCAGCCGGACGCATACCGCTGCCACCCTACATGAAACGCGACGAGGAAAGCGACGATGCCGAGCGCTACCAGACCATTTACGCACAGCACAACGGCTCGGTGGCGGCGCCTACAGCCGGACTGCATTTTACGCCGCGCGTGCTGGATGCGTTGCGGCAAAACGGCACCGAGCTTGGCGAAGTAACGCTGCACGTAGGTGCCGGCACATTCAAGCCCGTAAAAGCCGAGCAAATGGCCGGGCATGACATGCACCGCGAGCAGATTATTGTCACGCGTGCGCTGGTGGAGCAGCTTATTGCCTGCATCGGTAAAAAGCCGGTAACGGTGGTGGGCACTACGGCGCTGCGTACAGTGGAAAGCCTTTACTGGTTTGGCCGGCAATTAGTAACCGAGCCCGGGCGCTACCGCGATGCGCTGTTTGTGGAGCAATGGGAACCGTATGCCGGTGGCCCCGATGTGCCCGCTGCCATTGCGCTGCGTGCCATTTACGACTGGATGGTGGAAAACAACCATGCGCAGGTGCAGGGCTACACGCAGCTGCTTATTGCACCGGGCTATACCTTCCGCGTGGCCGATGCGCTGATTACAAACTTCCACCAGCCGCAAAGCACACTGCTGCTGCTTGTGGCGGCCTTCATTGGCGGCGATTTCCGTAAGGTGTATGACTACGCGCTGGCGCACGATTATCGCTTTTTAAGTTACGGCGATTCGAGTATTTTATTCCGTAATTAA
- the hemW gene encoding radical SAM family heme chaperone HemW produces MPHLYLHIPFCKQACHYCDFHFSTSQQRRGEMTAALVDELRMRKSELPAVPLETIYFGGGTPSLLNSDELLRIFDAIGEHFSIAPDAEITLEANPDDLTETYLRMLRHTPVNRLSIGIQSFRDDDLQLMNRAHTAADAKRVVQRAQDAGITNLSIDLIYGIPGLSNADWLRNLDQAFALGMQHLSCYNLTVEPKTALAWQVSKGFVQPPNDAVCEQQFILLTERAADAGFLHYEISNFSLPGWEARHNSSYWKNKPYLGIGPSAHSYNGEQRSHNIANNSEYLRRIAANQTAAIIEELSHNESYNEFVLTRLRTSWGIEDTELQNRFAEFAGDFRTEATTWLRSGDLRFENGKWFLSASGKLLADRIAASLFVV; encoded by the coding sequence ATGCCGCACCTTTACCTGCACATTCCGTTTTGCAAACAGGCTTGCCATTACTGTGATTTTCATTTCTCCACCTCGCAGCAGCGGCGGGGCGAAATGACAGCCGCACTGGTTGATGAGCTGCGCATGCGCAAAAGTGAATTGCCTGCAGTGCCGCTCGAAACCATTTACTTTGGCGGCGGCACACCCTCGCTGCTCAACAGCGATGAACTGCTGCGGATTTTTGACGCTATCGGTGAGCATTTTTCCATTGCGCCTGATGCCGAAATTACGCTCGAAGCCAATCCCGATGATCTTACCGAAACCTATCTGCGCATGCTGCGTCATACACCGGTAAATCGTCTCAGCATTGGCATACAGTCGTTTCGCGACGATGATCTGCAGCTGATGAACCGCGCACACACCGCTGCCGATGCAAAACGCGTGGTGCAGCGTGCGCAGGATGCAGGCATTACCAACCTTTCCATTGATCTGATTTACGGCATTCCGGGCCTGAGTAATGCCGACTGGCTGCGTAATCTCGATCAGGCGTTTGCATTGGGTATGCAGCATCTTTCGTGCTACAACCTAACGGTAGAGCCCAAAACGGCGCTGGCCTGGCAGGTATCGAAAGGATTTGTGCAGCCGCCCAACGATGCCGTGTGCGAACAGCAGTTCATTCTGCTCACCGAGCGTGCAGCCGACGCAGGTTTTCTGCACTACGAAATTTCCAACTTTTCGCTGCCGGGCTGGGAAGCAAGGCACAACAGCAGCTACTGGAAAAACAAACCGTACCTCGGCATCGGTCCTTCGGCACACAGTTATAACGGTGAACAGCGCAGCCACAACATAGCAAACAACAGCGAATATCTGCGCCGTATTGCTGCAAACCAAACCGCAGCCATAATTGAAGAACTAAGCCACAACGAAAGCTACAACGAGTTTGTGCTTACACGCCTGCGCACTTCGTGGGGCATTGAAGATACCGAGCTGCAAAACCGCTTTGCCGAATTTGCAGGCGATTTCCGCACCGAAGCCACAACCTGGCTGCGCAGCGGCGATCTGCGTTTTGAAAACGGAAAATGGTTTCTCAGCGCCTCCGGCAAATTGCTGGCCGACCGCATTGCCGCCTCACTGTTTGTTGTGTAG
- a CDS encoding cyclase family protein — translation MFATINHKGRNIKADLHKGFDISIAVAPAGVRAWYAAPPVIEPVRMGDWVGEVKQGGSVNFKNVFFNPHAHGTHTESVGHITPEGETVNGIVNRAFYVAELITVLPEQLDNGDFVITRRQLRTLLEGKTPEAVVLRTIANPEVKRTTNWSNTNPPYLAADAALLLAEMAVEHLLIDLPSVDREVDGGALSAHKTFWNYPENTRRHCTITELVYVPNDVFDGAYLLNLQTAAIENDAVPSRPVLYRIVN, via the coding sequence ATGTTTGCCACCATCAACCACAAAGGCCGCAACATTAAAGCCGATTTGCACAAAGGCTTTGATATTTCCATTGCCGTGGCGCCTGCGGGTGTACGCGCATGGTATGCAGCGCCGCCCGTTATTGAACCTGTGCGTATGGGCGACTGGGTGGGCGAAGTAAAGCAGGGCGGCTCGGTGAATTTTAAAAATGTATTTTTCAATCCGCACGCGCACGGCACACATACCGAAAGTGTGGGCCACATTACCCCTGAGGGCGAAACGGTGAATGGCATTGTAAACCGCGCATTTTACGTGGCCGAGCTGATTACCGTATTGCCCGAACAGCTCGACAACGGCGACTTCGTAATTACACGTCGCCAGCTGCGCACGCTGCTCGAAGGCAAAACACCCGAAGCCGTGGTGTTGCGCACCATTGCCAATCCCGAAGTAAAACGCACCACCAACTGGTCGAACACCAATCCGCCCTACCTCGCTGCCGACGCGGCTTTGCTGCTGGCCGAAATGGCCGTGGAACACCTGCTCATTGATTTGCCTTCGGTTGACCGCGAAGTGGATGGCGGCGCATTATCAGCACACAAAACATTTTGGAATTATCCCGAAAACACACGCCGCCACTGCACCATTACCGAGCTTGTGTATGTGCCCAACGATGTGTTTGACGGCGCCTATCTGCTCAACCTGCAAACCGCAGCCATAGAAAATGATGCCGTGCCCAGCCGGCCGGTGCTGTACCGCATTGTAAATTAA
- a CDS encoding MmcQ/YjbR family DNA-binding protein, which translates to MHIEELREYCLSKPGTTEDFPFDSEVLVFRVLGKIFLLTPVSAQPPQFNAKCDPERAVELRGRYDSIKPGYHMNKQHWNTVVADGSVPKKLLLELIDHSYELIRNSLPKKQRDTLQ; encoded by the coding sequence ATGCACATTGAAGAGCTCCGCGAATACTGCCTCAGCAAACCCGGCACCACCGAAGATTTTCCGTTCGACAGTGAGGTGCTTGTATTTCGTGTGCTGGGCAAAATTTTCCTGCTCACACCCGTAAGCGCCCAGCCTCCGCAGTTTAACGCCAAATGCGATCCGGAGCGTGCGGTTGAACTTCGCGGCAGGTACGACAGCATAAAGCCCGGTTACCACATGAACAAACAGCACTGGAACACCGTGGTGGCCGACGGTTCGGTACCCAAAAAACTGCTGCTCGAACTCATCGATCATTCGTACGAACTTATCCGAAACAGCCTGCCCAAAAAGCAGCGCGATACATTGCAATAA
- a CDS encoding DUF502 domain-containing protein, with translation MKTIARYFLQGILVIVPLGITALVLYRIFIWLRALFAEFDVVIHPYVDPALFTLLAILAVVLIGVFASSVIANFVLRATENVLENTPGVKLIYTPIKDILAAFIGNRKRFTHPVLVRINDENEIYELGFMTQENLSEMGIEEGFVSVYLPASYAVSGKVVIVPRSRVRELDVPAGDAMKFILSGGVSEIN, from the coding sequence GTGAAAACAATAGCGCGTTACTTCCTTCAGGGAATTTTAGTGATTGTGCCGCTGGGCATTACTGCACTTGTGCTGTACCGCATTTTCATCTGGCTTCGCGCACTTTTCGCTGAGTTTGATGTGGTGATCCATCCCTATGTGGATCCGGCACTTTTTACATTGCTGGCTATTTTAGCAGTAGTGCTCATTGGCGTATTTGCATCAAGTGTAATTGCCAATTTTGTGCTGCGTGCCACGGAAAATGTACTTGAAAATACCCCCGGCGTAAAACTCATTTATACACCCATCAAAGATATTCTAGCCGCATTTATCGGCAACCGTAAACGGTTTACACATCCGGTGCTGGTGCGTATAAACGATGAGAATGAGATTTATGAACTTGGGTTTATGACGCAGGAGAATCTTTCGGAAATGGGTATCGAAGAAGGTTTTGTGTCAGTGTATCTGCCTGCTTCGTATGCCGTTTCGGGAAAAGTGGTCATTGTGCCCCGCTCGCGTGTGCGCGAACTGGATGTACCTGCAGGCGATGCCATGAAGTTTATTCTTTCGGGCGGTGTTTCGGAAATTAACTGA
- a CDS encoding tail fiber domain-containing protein yields MKTNKRIAATAVLGALLLLSYSEMKAQWLVGGNPLAANGIFGSTTNFDVIMQRGGIERMRLTSTGVTVGLPNPALDPLDVRGGIRVQDGGGLFARLYVNGSRTEFNCRTDQANLYNGSNINVIGNAGVAGTFFRIQAGTEAASSNIFTATGDRFVGVRTTAPSAVFQVFGGQISQLQTGTFGNFANGNEWIGLGIAGTQAVPISSVFGMAMSRGASAGYFNLVNSPVFLGTEDLVIGFGGEGATPDANQRMRIRNIRTNGATAPVNKDLMVFNANGFAGINGDPGTVAFLVDASPTAISNTLPSVFRAITVVTDGSFINPATVKFASIGQEGNTTLATNDIVGLRAQNGDAGFNAQVNGNTAEITWQDLQFSSNVSTAGASQDRLTFNFRNNVNANNSTTKREVMTILANGRVGINTAAPVNAGTFNVSPSPGGTLDFYLDVQGGVRAEGYFAFSDQRYKSSIQTIENPMERIMKMRGTSYVFNSPGNQEGTPGVAQIGFIAQELAQVVPEVVAVGDDGVYAVNYGAITPLLVEGMKVQQQQIVTQEDKISQQQAQIDALKAEIAAMKGNTITNDGVQAPLEVNPSLGSLQQNVPNPFNQQTVINFNVAQNAGVASMIIYDLNGRQIRAEQINQRGAGQFVINANELAPGMYIYTLIVDGKAADSKRMIVTE; encoded by the coding sequence ATGAAAACAAACAAACGAATTGCTGCTACGGCGGTACTTGGTGCGTTATTATTGCTCAGTTATTCTGAGATGAAAGCGCAATGGCTTGTGGGTGGAAATCCGCTGGCAGCAAATGGAATTTTCGGATCTACTACCAATTTTGATGTAATTATGCAGCGCGGAGGTATTGAGCGCATGCGTTTAACATCTACCGGTGTTACAGTCGGACTACCTAATCCTGCGCTTGATCCGCTTGATGTACGTGGTGGTATCCGTGTGCAGGACGGCGGTGGTTTATTTGCCCGCCTCTATGTAAATGGTAGTCGTACGGAATTTAATTGCCGCACAGATCAGGCAAATTTATATAATGGAAGTAATATTAACGTAATTGGCAATGCAGGTGTTGCAGGTACTTTTTTCCGCATTCAGGCGGGTACCGAAGCTGCATCAAGCAATATCTTTACTGCTACCGGCGACCGCTTTGTGGGCGTTCGTACTACAGCTCCGTCGGCAGTATTTCAGGTATTCGGCGGACAGATTTCGCAGTTGCAGACAGGAACTTTCGGCAACTTTGCAAACGGTAATGAATGGATTGGTTTAGGCATTGCCGGTACACAGGCAGTACCGATTTCTTCGGTATTTGGTATGGCTATGTCGCGGGGTGCTTCGGCGGGTTATTTCAATCTGGTAAACAGCCCGGTATTTTTGGGTACAGAAGACCTTGTTATCGGATTTGGAGGCGAAGGCGCCACACCCGATGCTAACCAGCGCATGCGCATCAGAAATATCCGCACTAACGGTGCAACAGCGCCTGTGAATAAAGATCTGATGGTGTTTAACGCCAATGGTTTTGCAGGTATAAATGGAGATCCCGGTACCGTGGCTTTTTTGGTTGATGCTTCACCCACAGCCATTTCAAATACGCTGCCTTCGGTATTCCGCGCCATTACTGTTGTTACCGACGGAAGTTTTATAAATCCGGCAACCGTTAAGTTCGCTTCTATCGGACAAGAGGGTAATACAACACTTGCTACCAATGATATTGTGGGGCTTCGCGCTCAAAATGGCGATGCCGGATTCAATGCGCAGGTAAACGGCAATACCGCCGAAATTACCTGGCAGGATTTACAGTTCAGCAGCAATGTATCAACAGCAGGCGCTTCACAGGATCGTCTTACCTTCAACTTCCGTAACAACGTTAATGCTAATAACTCTACCACCAAGCGTGAGGTGATGACTATTCTGGCCAACGGCCGTGTAGGTATTAACACCGCGGCTCCGGTAAATGCAGGAACCTTTAACGTGTCGCCTTCACCTGGCGGCACACTTGATTTTTATCTTGATGTACAGGGTGGCGTGCGTGCTGAAGGCTACTTTGCTTTCTCCGATCAGCGCTACAAATCATCTATCCAGACCATCGAAAATCCGATGGAGCGTATTATGAAAATGCGCGGTACCAGCTATGTATTCAACTCGCCGGGCAACCAAGAAGGCACTCCGGGTGTAGCGCAAATCGGATTTATTGCACAGGAACTTGCTCAGGTTGTACCTGAAGTGGTAGCTGTGGGTGATGACGGTGTTTACGCTGTAAACTACGGTGCCATTACTCCGCTGCTTGTAGAAGGTATGAAAGTACAACAGCAGCAGATTGTAACACAGGAAGACAAAATTTCGCAGCAGCAGGCTCAGATTGATGCACTCAAAGCAGAGATTGCCGCTATGAAAGGCAACACCATTACCAACGACGGTGTGCAGGCTCCGCTTGAAGTAAATCCTTCACTTGGTTCATTGCAGCAGAACGTACCCAATCCGTTCAACCAGCAAACGGTAATCAACTTCAACGTGGCGCAGAACGCAGGTGTAGCCAGCATGATCATTTACGATCTCAACGGCCGTCAGATCCGCGCTGAGCAGATCAACCAGCGCGGTGCCGGTCAGTTTGTAATCAACGCAAACGAACTTGCTCCGGGCATGTATATCTACACACTTATTGTTGACGGCAAAGCAGCCGACAGCAAGCGTATGATTGTAACCGAGTAA
- a CDS encoding tail fiber domain-containing protein: MNTHTLLKTALLLAGTLSTAGLSAQNWLTAGNVVGAADVFGSTNNADVRFISNGVDRVRILAAGNVGVGLVAAPVAQLEVGNTFRVSSNGFPGRHLRIESNAFQQIIAINDFVIGSDFGSMVMRPGLLGGVRNFRVQPGGVGPDLLLCDGTLNFVGIGGQPSAKFQVIGGQVSQLQFGTFGNFAAGNEWLALGQAGSPAMPIPSVYGLGMADNGFAGYYNIVDNGATKDLVIGYGNDGAAADAAQRLRIRNIRTNGMAAPVNKDLMVFNAAGYVGINNDPGVIAFLVDATPAVVPSPAAFRAITVLTNGSFAVPAAATFSSIGQEGNSTIIPGTDITGLRAQNGNAGLNCQVNASVAEITWQDLNFAGAVSTATAAQDRITFNFRNNQPANNAANKKEVMTILANGRVGINTAAPVAMGTFNVAPSPAGMFNFFLDVNGGVRAQGYFAFSDQRFKSDIKTIENPMERIMKMRGASYIFNAPGAEEGTPGVQQIGFIAQELELVVPEAVAKGDDGIYAVNYGAITPLLVEGMKVQQQQITTQQAEINALKAEIAAMKGSTITNDGVQAPLEVNPALGSLQQNVPNPFNQQTVINFNVAQNAGVASMIIYDLNGRQIRAEQLNQRGAGQFVINANELAPGMYIYTLIVDGKAADSKRMIVTE; this comes from the coding sequence ATGAATACACACACACTATTAAAAACAGCATTGTTGCTGGCCGGTACACTGAGTACGGCCGGGCTCAGTGCTCAGAACTGGCTGACGGCCGGTAACGTTGTCGGTGCTGCCGACGTTTTTGGTTCTACGAACAATGCCGATGTTCGTTTTATTTCCAATGGTGTTGACCGCGTCCGGATTCTGGCGGCGGGCAATGTGGGCGTAGGCCTTGTTGCCGCCCCGGTAGCTCAGCTTGAAGTAGGAAATACGTTCCGGGTTTCCAGCAATGGTTTCCCCGGCCGTCACCTGCGTATCGAGTCGAATGCCTTTCAGCAGATTATTGCCATAAATGATTTTGTGATTGGCTCTGATTTCGGGTCGATGGTAATGCGTCCCGGTCTGTTGGGCGGTGTGCGCAACTTCCGTGTTCAGCCCGGTGGTGTAGGGCCTGATCTGCTGCTTTGCGACGGTACGCTCAATTTCGTGGGCATTGGTGGTCAGCCTTCGGCCAAGTTTCAGGTAATCGGCGGACAGGTATCGCAGCTTCAGTTCGGGACATTCGGTAATTTTGCTGCCGGTAATGAATGGCTCGCGCTCGGGCAGGCCGGATCACCGGCAATGCCGATTCCGTCTGTTTATGGTCTGGGCATGGCCGACAACGGTTTTGCCGGGTATTACAATATTGTAGATAACGGCGCCACCAAGGATCTGGTGATCGGTTACGGTAACGACGGTGCTGCGGCTGATGCGGCCCAGCGTTTGCGTATCCGAAACATCCGCACCAACGGAATGGCTGCACCGGTAAACAAAGACCTGATGGTATTCAACGCAGCCGGTTACGTAGGCATTAACAACGATCCGGGTGTAATTGCATTTCTGGTAGATGCCACACCCGCTGTTGTTCCTTCTCCCGCAGCTTTCCGGGCGATAACCGTGCTTACCAACGGCAGTTTTGCCGTTCCGGCCGCGGCTACTTTTTCTTCCATCGGTCAGGAAGGAAACAGTACCATTATACCGGGTACCGATATTACCGGTTTACGTGCACAGAATGGTAATGCAGGTTTGAATTGTCAGGTAAATGCCAGCGTGGCCGAAATTACCTGGCAGGATCTGAATTTTGCAGGAGCCGTTTCTACCGCAACAGCGGCGCAGGATCGTATTACGTTTAACTTCCGTAATAATCAGCCGGCCAACAATGCCGCCAACAAAAAGGAAGTAATGACCATTCTGGCCAATGGCCGTGTGGGTATTAATACTGCCGCACCTGTTGCTATGGGTACTTTCAACGTTGCACCTTCACCGGCTGGTATGTTCAACTTCTTCCTCGATGTAAACGGTGGTGTGCGTGCTCAGGGTTACTTTGCATTTTCCGACCAACGTTTCAAAAGCGATATCAAAACCATTGAAAACCCGATGGAACGTATCATGAAGATGCGTGGTGCCAGTTATATATTCAATGCTCCCGGCGCTGAAGAAGGTACGCCCGGTGTACAGCAAATTGGTTTCATTGCTCAGGAACTTGAGCTTGTAGTGCCTGAAGCAGTGGCCAAAGGCGATGATGGAATTTACGCGGTGAACTATGGCGCCATTACACCGCTTCTGGTGGAAGGCATGAAAGTACAGCAGCAGCAAATTACCACACAGCAAGCTGAGATTAACGCACTCAAAGCAGAGATTGCCGCTATGAAAGGCAGCACCATTACCAACGATGGTGTGCAGGCTCCGCTTGAAGTGAATCCTGCGCTTGGCTCGCTCCAGCAGAACGTACCCAATCCGTTCAACCAGCAAACCGTAATCAATTTCAATGTGGCGCAGAATGCCGGTGTGGCCAGCATGATCATTTATGATCTCAACGGCCGTCAGATCCGTGCCGAACAACTTAACCAGCGCGGTGCCGGTCAGTTTGTAATTAATGCAAATGAACTTGCTCCGGGCATGTACATCTACACACTTATCGTTGATGGCAAAGCAGCCGACAGCAAGCGTATGATTGTAACCGAATAA